The Candidatus Neomarinimicrobiota bacterium genome segment ATACCCAATTACATATTCACAATTTAAAGAGTTGCTAAAAGAAGGAATTGTTGAAGAAGCTACTATAATGGTTGATGAGTTACACGGTAAGTTGAAATCGGAAAAAGAGATGGTTATTGGTAATAAACCTGTGAAGGTTGAGAGGTTTGTGGTAACACTACCTTTTATTGATAGTGATATGCTGAAAGAATGGGATGAGGCAGGTTTAAAGTATAATTTTAAGAAGAAACCAGTTCGATGGACAGGATACCTTTTGAATATATTACCTTGGCTATTGTTGATTGGTATATGGATATATTTTTTGAGACGAGTTCAGGGAGGAGGAACTCAGGGAATATTCAGCTTTGGCAAAAGTCGAGCCAGGTTATGGACTCATGATAGACCAAAGATTACATTTAAAGATGTGGCAGGATGCGAAGAAGCTAAGCAAGAATTAGAGGAGATTATTGAATTTCTTAAGAACCCAAAAAAGTTTTCAAAATTAGGTGGGAAAATACCAAAAGGTGCATTACTTGTTGGTCCTCCAGGGACAGGCAAGACACTCCTTGCAAAAGCTGTTGCCGGTGAAGCGGGTGTACCATTTTTCAGTATAAGCGGTGCTGATTTTGTGGAGATGTTTGTTGGTGTTGGAGCCTCAAGGGTAAGAGATCTATTTGATCAGGGCAAAAGGAATGCCCCATGCATTATATTTATTGATGAGATAGATGCTGTAGGAAGGTATAGGGGAGCTGGCCTTGGGGGTGGTCATGATGAGCGGGAGCAAACTCTAAATCAGCTATTAGTTGAGATGGACGGATTTGATGAAAATACCAATGTTATAGTTCTTGCTGCAACCAATAGACCTGATATACTTGACCCGGCTCTTTTAAGACCCGGTAGGTTTGATAGAAGGATAGTAGTAGATATTCCTGATGTCAGAGGGCGTGAAGAGATATTAAAGGTACACGTTAAAAATATTCCGTTGGATAAAGATGTTGACCTGAGTGTAATTGCTAAGTCAACGCCAGGAATGGTAGGTGCGGATTTAGCTAACCTCGTTAATGAAGCAGCACTACTCGCTGCAAGAAAGAATAAAGATGCTGTCAGTATGGATGATTTTGAGGAGGCAAAAGATAAAGTTATAATGGGTGTAGAAAGGAGAAGCTTAAGAATTCCACAAAGAGAAAGAGAACTAACTGCATATCATGAATCGGGTCATGCGCTCGTTGCTATAAATGTACCAGAGGTTGATCCAGTACATAAAGTGACAATTATTCCACGAGGGCGAGCACTTGGTATGACGGCACAGCTGCCATTGGATGATAGGCATAATTATTCTGAAAAATATATCCGGGGGCAGTTATGTGTATTATTGGGTGGAAGAGCTGCAGAAAAGTTAATATTTAATGAACTGACTACTGGTGCGGGTAATGATATAGAAAAAGCGACTGAATTAGCAAGAAGAATGGTTTGTGAATGGGGTATGAGTGAGCGACTTGGACCTCTTACATTCGGCAAAAAAGATGAAGAAATATTTCTTGGAAAAGAATTAGCACGACATCGTGATTATAGTGAAGAAACTGCGAAATTGATTGATAGCGAAATAAGACGTATAGTTGAGGAATCAGAACAGGAAGCGACAAAAATATTAAAAGAACATTTGGAGGCATTAAAAATATTGGCAGAAACGCTACTGGAGAAAGAGGTTATGGATGGCGAGGAGATAAAGAGAATTGTAAAACGAATTGAAAATAAAAAGACAAAAAAGGTTAAAAGGAAACCAAAGGCAAAACCGGTTAAAGAAGAGATCGATGTCCCAAAAGTTCAAAATAAGGCAAATTGATACCTCTCATGAGGAACATATAGTTTTCGAGATGAAAAAAATAGGTGTCGAAGAAAAAGGGATTCAAATTATGCTCCCTAAATCCCGAAATATCACTTTAAAAATAAAGGATTTACCATATCCGGCGGCAAACATCTTAAAACAGCAGATGCTATCAGTAGGCGGTGAATGTGCAGTCTCAAAACATGCATTATTAAATAGTGGTGGAAAAACAGATGTCCTATTAATTGGGGATAAAAGGCATTATTCTGTATTAATTGAGAAATTGAAAAATCAATATTTTGCCCTTGACGAACTCGGCGAAGAGATTAGGAAATTTATAAATAGTGAGAATAAAAAAAGAATATTCAGATGTCGAGATAAATATCTTGATTTATCAGAGAAAACATACATAATGGGCATAATAAATGTTACACCGGACTCTTTCTCCGATGGCGGAAAATATAAGTCGGTTGATGAAGCAGTTGAATCTGCATTACGTATGGTTGATGAAGGAGCGGATATTATAGATATTGGTGGGGAATCAACACGCCCTGGAGCTGAACCGGTTCCATTAGAAGAGGAACTAAATAGAGTGATCCCTGTAATAAAAAAGTTAAGAGAGCAAACTGATGCTGTAATTTCTATCGATACATATAAATCTGAGGTAGCAGAAGAGGCACTTAAATATGGGGCAGATATAGTCAATGATATAAGTGGTTTTCATTTTGACAAAAGAATGCCGGAGATTGTTTTAAAATATAATGCTGGAGTAATACTGATGCATATTAAAGGTACTCCAAGAGATATGCAGAAAAATCCTGCCTATGAAAATTTGGTAGAGGAGATTATTGATTATTTTGCGTATTCAATAGATATTGCAAAAGAAACAGGAATAGATAATGGAAGTATCATGATTGATCCAGGTATTGGATTTGGTAAAAAATGGCAGGATAATTACCTAATAATTAGATATTTGAAAGAATTCAAATCCCTTGGTTATCCCATTCTGATTGGTCCTTCAAGGAAGTCCTTTATTGGTTATCTCCTTGATTTACCGGTTGAGGAGAGGTTAGAGGGAACGATATCGGCAGTAGTATGTTCTATTTTGAATGGTGCAGATATAGTAAGAGTACATGATGTAAAAGAGGTAGCAAGGGCAGTTGCTGTTGCTGATGCAATTGCAGGTAAGAATAAAAAATTTTACGAGGAAATATGACACTGTTTACAATAAAATTTTTAAGCTTCACTATATGGGATATATTTGATATCTTAATTGTATATTTTCTTCTATATCAGCTCTATAAATTTTTTAAGGGAACAAGGGCTTCATATATGCTTGGAGGTCTGGTATTAATATTTTTATTCTCCTTTGTGGCACGTCTTATAAATTTGCAGGCTATCTCATGGCTACTTGGGCAGTTACAAACAGTATGGGTTATAGCGTTTGTTATCATATTTCAACCTGAGCTGAGAAGAATGTTATATTATCTCGGCCAAACACAGCTTGTCAGAAGATTTATCAGGGAGGGTGTCACAAAAACTATAGATGTGGTAGTGGAAACTGCCGAGGAGCTAATAAGAAGGAAATGGGGCGGATTAATTGTGTTAGCAAAGGAAACGGGAGTAAAGCACTTAAAAGAGTATGGGACACCTTTAAATGCTGAGTTAACTACCAGTCTGCTGGTATCAATATTCAATCCTAACTCACCACTTCATGATGGAGCTGTTGTAATAAATAATGACATCGTTGAGGCTGCGGGTTGTATTTTACCTTTATCTGAGAACCCTGATCTTGACCCAATTCTTGGTACACGTCATAGGGCAGCGCTAGGAGCTTCCGAGGAGTCAGATGCTGTAGTTGTTGTAGTTTCAGAAGAGACCCAGAAAATTTCTGTAGCTTACAAAGGTGTGCTCTACAGAAGTATTGATATTGATAACCTGAAGGAATTGCTGACGACTCTATACATGAAAGAGAGAGAAAGTAACGAATAAATTAAGTGCGGCTTATACTTATATTTATCTTTATCTACTATTTCCATGTTAATGCTATCTTTCCATGTACTCTTGTTAAAGAGGAGAAAGTAAATAATCGATTAATAATAACATTTATCAATGATTTTCCCGATTACATTTATAAAAATGGTTTGATTTCAGGGATAAAACCTTCGAAAGACTTATCTACAACTTATATCAATGGTTATTTAGTCCCGATCTATGTCAAAGTATTGAATGCGTTATCAAATGATATTATTGTTAATGTAGAGAAAAAAGATCTAAAGATTATAAATGTTGATGATCTTTCATGTCCTGGTAAGGAATATTTCCTTGAGGATAATGATATTACAGGTATTGATAATAAAATCAGACATGGTAATTTGAATGTTTATAAAGAATTCAAAGGTTTCTTTAATGGTTTACCTATTACAGCTGTTTATGTTATACCATACATAATTGATTTTGATCAGAGAAAAGTTAAATACTTTAAGGATTTAAGGGTAACAATACAATTACTCGGTGCATGTAAAAAATCATTATTTGTCGATTTGAATGATAGAATGTTAATGGGGATATTCAAAAATTCAAAAAATTTACACGCTGGTAGAGTTGAGAAGAAAATTTTAAGTAAAAATATTCAGAAAAATGTTAATGAAGTTATAAAAGCTGTAATCAATAAAGACGGAATTTATAGAATATATGGGCGTGATTTTAAGAAACTTGGTATAAATATAATGGAGATCAATCCTTTAAACATACATCTGGAAAATAAGGGGAGGGAATTCCCAATTTATGTAAAAGGATGTGTAGATGGTAAGTTTGATTTATCAGATTATATAGAATTTTTTGCAGAGATGAAAAAAAATGAGTCAGATGCATATTATTATGATCCTTTTACTAATAATAATATATATTGGATTTACTGGGATGATAATCCAGGACTAAGATATGCCACTGAAGATGCCTCTTTAACAAAGGAATTTGGCGAAGCTATTGTCCCAAGAAATTACCAGTATGACTTTCATTTTGAGGAGAATAACACTTTTTTTCAATTGGGGCAGGCAGATACTGATAGATCATCATATGTGAGAGATCACTGGTTTTTTGATTATGGAATAATGGGTGGTTCCACTAATGTGTATACATTTAATCTTATATACCCTGATATGGGAGTGACCAATAGCTTTAACTTTAAAGCTTGCTTTCACGGTCTTACAAAACAAGATAGGGTGAATAAAATTACAATTTATATTAATGATATAAAGGCTGGTGAAGGGCAATGGAGTGGGCAGAAAAAATTCATTATAAGCAGCAGTAGTAATGAAACCGTCTTATTTAATAAATATCTAAAACATGGAGAAAACACAATACAAATAATATCTGAAAGTGAGGATCAATTAAATCCATACACAAAAGTACTTTTTGACTGGCTTGATCTTAAATATTATAGAGAATATAAAGCTTTTAATGATGAGATTATTTTTAAGAAGCCAGAAAATTTTCCAGCGGGATTGTATCAATTTAAAGTTGAAGGGTTCAATAGTTCT includes the following:
- a CDS encoding ATP-dependent metallopeptidase FtsH/Yme1/Tma family protein; this encodes MTSKGNKRRKNNKKRHPDNDFKWKKASKTSLIWIIIFISSIFLIQILSSGGYEEYPITYSQFKELLKEGIVEEATIMVDELHGKLKSEKEMVIGNKPVKVERFVVTLPFIDSDMLKEWDEAGLKYNFKKKPVRWTGYLLNILPWLLLIGIWIYFLRRVQGGGTQGIFSFGKSRARLWTHDRPKITFKDVAGCEEAKQELEEIIEFLKNPKKFSKLGGKIPKGALLVGPPGTGKTLLAKAVAGEAGVPFFSISGADFVEMFVGVGASRVRDLFDQGKRNAPCIIFIDEIDAVGRYRGAGLGGGHDEREQTLNQLLVEMDGFDENTNVIVLAATNRPDILDPALLRPGRFDRRIVVDIPDVRGREEILKVHVKNIPLDKDVDLSVIAKSTPGMVGADLANLVNEAALLAARKNKDAVSMDDFEEAKDKVIMGVERRSLRIPQRERELTAYHESGHALVAINVPEVDPVHKVTIIPRGRALGMTAQLPLDDRHNYSEKYIRGQLCVLLGGRAAEKLIFNELTTGAGNDIEKATELARRMVCEWGMSERLGPLTFGKKDEEIFLGKELARHRDYSEETAKLIDSEIRRIVEESEQEATKILKEHLEALKILAETLLEKEVMDGEEIKRIVKRIENKKTKKVKRKPKAKPVKEEIDVPKVQNKAN
- the folP gene encoding dihydropteroate synthase, with the protein product MKKIGVEEKGIQIMLPKSRNITLKIKDLPYPAANILKQQMLSVGGECAVSKHALLNSGGKTDVLLIGDKRHYSVLIEKLKNQYFALDELGEEIRKFINSENKKRIFRCRDKYLDLSEKTYIMGIINVTPDSFSDGGKYKSVDEAVESALRMVDEGADIIDIGGESTRPGAEPVPLEEELNRVIPVIKKLREQTDAVISIDTYKSEVAEEALKYGADIVNDISGFHFDKRMPEIVLKYNAGVILMHIKGTPRDMQKNPAYENLVEEIIDYFAYSIDIAKETGIDNGSIMIDPGIGFGKKWQDNYLIIRYLKEFKSLGYPILIGPSRKSFIGYLLDLPVEERLEGTISAVVCSILNGADIVRVHDVKEVARAVAVADAIAGKNKKFYEEI
- a CDS encoding TIGR00159 family protein, with amino-acid sequence MTLFTIKFLSFTIWDIFDILIVYFLLYQLYKFFKGTRASYMLGGLVLIFLFSFVARLINLQAISWLLGQLQTVWVIAFVIIFQPELRRMLYYLGQTQLVRRFIREGVTKTIDVVVETAEELIRRKWGGLIVLAKETGVKHLKEYGTPLNAELTTSLLVSIFNPNSPLHDGAVVINNDIVEAAGCILPLSENPDLDPILGTRHRAALGASEESDAVVVVVSEETQKISVAYKGVLYRSIDIDNLKELLTTLYMKERESNE